One part of the Humulus lupulus chromosome 9, drHumLupu1.1, whole genome shotgun sequence genome encodes these proteins:
- the LOC133800097 gene encoding uncharacterized protein LOC133800097 — protein MTYMHYHDKPPTRRISYKDFSEEKKEEIRRKQRERYAKQKALKTNSIRINDTKSSNNDDLDTFDNDRTTVLITQYSNIGVQYTNNIEHVSPLQRVSKRQRNSLTHTDINEERSSREVLIYPNRDRTRLIHLEPNSSINVFIQQDPYVVRQDVIYETNIPRPCRGQSHTRSTGFRQLLKVVPSEPYSLPLVPSCRHCKAKRICHETTGFCCADGKFSLATNNVPNELYAFHPSYLQLYFYDTEHELQNRISDSDRREPSIVTQFINILHINPYSIFFRSLGDIPDLEKQIIHIKTDAGLDQHVFNAPTSSQVAAIWVENDDRDQPRGRNILVYNHFGGNHKVQYYFGCYDPLQYPILFPFGDTGWHQGIQRIRGSRSKYNETNPSINPQESATAQELLATEERGLNQQRKCPIVSCREYYCYKLQIKENVRSILLLSGRLLQQFVVDMYVKIETSRLDYFKGKQQHIRSEFYQEITNELSPHEESQNRPDLVARVFHAKLEELKDQLFKRQIFGKVLAYVYVIEHQKRGLPHAHLLIILQNEWKLHAPESFDEIVSAEIPDKNTNIHLHNAIVKHMMHGPCGVLNPSNVCMKGNRGCKSNYPKNYASATTVGNDCFPIYRRSNNGMTVKVRGQYLDNRWVVPYNPYLLATFDSHINVEICSTIKAVKYLYKYIYKGHDRVTFNLVSETNNQQVDEIQQFQSARWIAPPEAMWRIYGFIINEMSPAVYSLHLHLEDQHLVTFQANDDLINILNLDRSRKTMLTQFFALNRVDENAKKLLYKQIPEYYVWNHQHKEWTPRKMKTVIGHIVTANPFEGERYFMRILLNHVKGPMSFEDLRTVEGILAPTLCEAATMHGLLQRDSSLEDCLHEASLYQMPSSLRRLFATILVYCNPTNPRDL, from the exons TGATTACTCAATATTCAAATATTGGTGTTCAATATACGAACAATATTGAACATGTTAGTCCTCTTCAAAGAGTATCAAAGAGACAACGAAATTCTCTTACTCATACTGACATCAATGAAGAGAGATCGTCTCGTGAAGTCTTAATCTATCCCAATCGTGATCGCACCAGGCTAATTCATTTAGAGCCAAATTCATCTATAAATGTATTTATCCAACAG GACCCATATGTTGTTCGACAGGATGTAATCTATGAAACAAACATACCAAGACCTTGTAGGG GCCAATCGCATACGCGTTCTACTGGATTTAGACAATTGCTAAAAGTAGTGCCATCTGAACCATATTCACTTCCATTAGTGCCTAGCTGTCGACATTGTAAAGCAAAGAGAATCTGCCATGAAACAACTGGGTTTTGTTGTGCTGATGGAAAATTTTCTCTAGCCACAAATAATGTACCAAATGAGCTTTATGCGTT TCATCCTTCTTATCTCCAATTGTATTTCTACGACACGGAGCATGAATTACAAAATCGAATTTCTGATTCAGACAGAAGGGAGCCATCAATTGTAACCCAATTCATCAATATTCTTCATATCAATccttattctattttttttcgtTCACTTGGAGATATCCCTGATTTGGAAAAACAAATCATTCATATAAAAACAGATGCTGGGCTTGATCAACATGTATTCAATGCCCCTACATCCTCACAAGTTGCAGCGATATGGGTCGAAAATGATGATAGAGATCAACCAAGAGGACGTAACATTCTTGTGTATAACCATTTTGGTGGAAATCATAAAGTTCAGTATTACTTTGGGTGTTATGATCCACTGCAATATCCAATATTATTTCCTTTCGGTGATACTGGTTGGCATCAAGGGATTCAAAGGATTAGAGGAAGCAGATCAAAGTACAACGAAACAAACCCATCAATAAATCCTCAAGAATCAGCCACTGCACAAGAACTACTTGCAACAGAAGAGCGAG GATTAAACCAACAAAGAAAGTGCCCAATAGTTTCATGTCGCGAATATTATTGCTACAAGTTGCAAATAAAAGAAAATGTCAGATCAATTTTGCTGCTTTCTGGTCGATTATTGCAGCAGTTTGTAGTTGATATGTATGTGAAGATCGAGACCTCAAGACTAGATTATTTTAAAGGCAAGCAACAACATATTCGATCAGAGTTTTATCAAG AAATTACAAATGAACTAAGTCCACACGAGGAGAGTCAAAATAGACCTGATTTGGTTGCTCGAGTCTTTCATGCAAAATTGGAAGAATTAAAGGACCAGTTATTCAAAAGGCAAATATTCGGAAAAGTGTTAGCATATGTCTATGTTATTGAGCACCAAAAAAGGGGTCTTCCGCATGCCCACTTATTAATTATCTTACAAAATGAGTGGAAACTCCATGCACCAGAATCTTTTGATGAGATCGTATCAGCAGAGATACCTGATAAAAATACAAACATCCACCTCCATAACGCTATTGTGAAGCACATGATGCATGGACCATGTGGAGTATTGAATCCATCAAATGTTTGCATGAAAGGAAATCGTGGATGCAAAAGTAATTATCCAAAGAATTATGCATCTGCAACAACTGTTGGAAACGATTGCTTCCCAATATATAGGCGTTCAAACAATGGAATGACTGTGAAGGTTCGAGGACAATATCTAGACAATCGTTGGGTTGTTCCATACAACCCGTATCTCCTTGCAACATTTGACTCTCACATTAATGTAGAGATTTGTTCTACAATAAAAGCAGTGAAATATCTTTACAAGTACATTTATAAAGGTCATGATCGTGTCACTTTCAACTTGGTTTCTGAAACAAACAATCAACAAGTTGATGAAATCCAACAATTCCAGTCAGCCCGATGGATTGCTCCCCCAGAAGCAATGTGGAGAATATATGGATTTATTATCAATGAGATGTCCCCAGCAGTGTATAGTTTGCATTTACATTTGGAGGATCAACACCTGGTCACTTTCCAAGCAAACGACGATCTAATTAACATCCTCAATTTAGACCGTTCTAGGAAAACTATgctaacacaattctttgcattaAATCGAGTAGATGAAAATGCAAAGAAATTACTGTACAAACAAATTCCAGAATATTATGTTTGGAACCATCAACACAAAGAATGGACTCCCCGAAAAATGAAAACAGTCATAGGTCATATTGTTACAGCAAATCCATTTGAGGGTGAGCGTTATTTCATGCGGATATTGCTAAACCATGTAAAGGGACCGATGTCCTTTGAAGATCTTAGAACAGTCGAGGGCATTTTGGCCCCCACATTATGTGAGGCAGCAACAATGCATGGTTTGTTACAAAGAGACAGTAGCTTAGAAGACTGTTTACATGAAGCATCTTTATATCAAATGCCATCCAGTTTGAGGCGACTGTTCGCAACAATATTGGTATATTGT